Proteins encoded in a region of the Enterococcus gilvus ATCC BAA-350 genome:
- the rnmV gene encoding ribonuclease M5: MTKEKIEEIIVVEGKDDTKRLKEVFDVDTIETRGSAINEAILEQIEHAQATRGVIVFTDPDFSGEKIRKTIMEAIPDAQHAFLSRRMAAPQKRGASLGVEHASDEAIIDALHKVVTPAESNEPKIARQTLLEYGLIAGAQARERRERLGDELKIGYTNAKQLEKRLTMFRITEAQLHEAMRKVEETS; this comes from the coding sequence ATGACTAAAGAAAAGATTGAAGAAATCATCGTTGTTGAAGGCAAGGATGATACGAAGCGACTAAAGGAAGTCTTCGATGTCGATACCATCGAGACGCGCGGCTCAGCGATTAATGAAGCGATCTTAGAACAAATCGAGCATGCACAGGCAACACGAGGCGTGATCGTTTTTACCGATCCTGACTTTTCCGGCGAGAAGATCCGCAAGACGATCATGGAAGCGATCCCCGATGCCCAGCACGCCTTTTTATCCCGGCGAATGGCGGCTCCGCAAAAACGCGGGGCAAGTCTTGGTGTCGAGCACGCCAGTGACGAAGCGATCATTGACGCCCTTCACAAAGTCGTGACGCCAGCGGAGAGCAACGAGCCAAAAATAGCTAGACAAACACTCTTGGAGTATGGTTTAATAGCGGGAGCTCAAGCCCGTGAGCGTCGGGAACGTTTAGGGGACGAACTGAAGATCGGCTATACGAATGCCAAACAATTAGAAAAACGATTAACGATGTTTCGGATCACCGAAGCACAACTGCACGAGGCAATGAGGAAAGTAGAGGAAACTTCTTGA
- a CDS encoding TatD family hydrolase: MIFDSHTHLNAEQFENEIPETVERARALGVTEMAVVGFDTPTIEKSLELNQQYEGIYSIIGWHPTEAGSYTKAIEEDLIKKLTLPKVVALGEIGLDYHWMEDPKEVQDKVFRRQIAIAKEMNLPISIHTREALEDTYKILKEEDIRDIGGIMHSFSGSGEWAERFLDLGMHVSFSGVVSFKKALDVQEAATVVPMDKLLVETDAPYLAPMPYRGKRNEPGYTRYVVEKIAELRNLPMEEVAHLTTQNAHRLFRITADD, translated from the coding sequence ATGATTTTTGATTCTCATACGCATTTGAATGCGGAACAATTTGAAAATGAGATCCCGGAAACCGTCGAACGGGCACGAGCGCTTGGTGTGACGGAGATGGCTGTTGTCGGCTTTGATACGCCGACGATCGAGAAAAGTTTAGAGCTGAACCAGCAATATGAAGGGATCTATTCCATCATTGGCTGGCACCCGACAGAAGCGGGCAGCTATACGAAAGCCATCGAAGAAGACTTGATCAAAAAATTGACACTGCCGAAAGTGGTGGCATTAGGTGAGATCGGATTGGATTATCACTGGATGGAAGATCCAAAAGAAGTTCAAGACAAGGTGTTTCGTCGTCAGATCGCGATCGCCAAGGAAATGAATCTGCCCATCAGTATCCACACGCGTGAAGCGTTGGAGGATACGTACAAGATTTTGAAAGAGGAAGACATTCGCGACATCGGCGGGATCATGCACAGCTTCAGCGGCAGCGGTGAATGGGCGGAGCGCTTCTTAGATTTAGGGATGCACGTTTCTTTTTCAGGTGTGGTTTCCTTTAAGAAAGCCCTGGATGTTCAAGAAGCAGCGACAGTGGTGCCAATGGATAAATTATTGGTCGAGACCGATGCGCCGTACCTTGCGCCAATGCCGTACCGCGGCAAACGCAATGAACCAGGCTATACTCGTTACGTGGTGGAGAAAATCGCGGAATTGCGCAATTTGCCGATGGAGGAAGTCGCACATCTAACGACGCAAAATGCCCATCGCCTGTTTAGGATCACTGCCGATGACTAA
- a CDS encoding rhodanese-related sulfurtransferase → MDYRVLLYYNYTTIEDPEAFAKEHLAFCRALDIKGRILVAPEGINGTLSGTKEATEQYMAAMLADERFKDTYFKSDESEAHAFKKLFVRPRTELVALNLEEDIDPRQMTGNYLEPQAFREALLAEDTVVIDARNDYEYDLGHFRGAIRPEIHNFRELPEWIRENKEQFMDKKIVTYCTGGIRCEKFSGWLLREGFEDVAQLHGGIAAYGKDEATQGELWDGKMYVFDERISVEINQVDKKVIGKEWFDGTPCERYINCSNPECNRQMLVSEENEEKYLGACSIACAKKSDNRYLKKHHITPEERDACVALIEK, encoded by the coding sequence ATGGATTATCGCGTATTACTTTACTATAATTACACAACAATCGAAGACCCTGAAGCATTTGCCAAGGAACATCTGGCCTTTTGTCGCGCACTCGACATCAAGGGCCGCATTCTTGTTGCGCCAGAAGGGATCAACGGCACACTCTCTGGAACAAAAGAAGCGACCGAGCAATATATGGCAGCTATGCTGGCGGATGAACGATTCAAGGACACATATTTTAAAAGCGACGAAAGCGAAGCCCACGCCTTCAAGAAGCTTTTTGTTCGTCCACGGACAGAGCTCGTTGCACTGAATTTAGAAGAGGACATTGATCCACGTCAAATGACTGGGAATTACTTGGAACCTCAAGCCTTTCGTGAGGCATTGTTAGCGGAGGATACCGTCGTCATAGATGCCCGCAATGATTATGAATACGACTTAGGGCATTTTCGTGGAGCGATCCGTCCAGAGATCCATAATTTCCGCGAGCTGCCAGAATGGATTCGTGAGAACAAGGAACAGTTTATGGATAAAAAAATCGTCACCTATTGTACCGGCGGCATTCGCTGTGAGAAATTCTCTGGCTGGTTGTTGCGGGAAGGCTTTGAAGATGTTGCGCAGCTTCATGGCGGCATCGCGGCTTATGGGAAAGACGAAGCCACACAAGGGGAGCTTTGGGACGGAAAAATGTATGTCTTTGATGAACGAATCAGTGTCGAGATCAATCAGGTCGACAAGAAGGTCATCGGGAAAGAATGGTTCGATGGGACTCCGTGTGAACGCTACATCAACTGCAGCAACCCAGAATGCAATCGCCAAATGTTGGTTTCTGAAGAAAACGAAGAAAAATATTTGGGGGCATGTTCAATTGCATGTGCTAAAAAATCAGACAACCGCTATCTAAAAAAACACCACATCACCCCAGAAGAACGGGATGCATGCGTGGCACTGATCGAAAAATAG
- a CDS encoding helix-turn-helix domain-containing protein, which translates to MVRVLVLTKNILAEEIIINKLQHLNYEVFCSTSILNEIQIEGRVSDLVHYFPIIVIGETISSYEMELMLPNLTEQDHSILREVDHAISEEERAALYKLGVSGAVQNSESIEILREQLAEVAAQYHGKAFEPAAAEKCDGPDASEGEQGISAMTLINLSSLELQVLEKLRSCPGEIVSRDELCMTLWGNVSQSRLAQLSSLVKNIKLKLEMLEVDQEIIQTIWGKGYRVRKDIAVHNK; encoded by the coding sequence ATGGTACGAGTTTTAGTTTTGACAAAGAATATTTTAGCAGAAGAAATAATAATCAATAAATTACAACATTTAAATTACGAAGTCTTTTGTTCCACTAGTATTTTGAATGAGATTCAAATAGAAGGACGAGTGTCTGATCTGGTACATTATTTCCCGATCATCGTCATTGGTGAGACCATTTCAAGCTACGAGATGGAGCTGATGCTGCCGAATCTGACAGAACAGGATCATAGCATTCTACGGGAAGTGGATCATGCGATCAGTGAGGAAGAGCGCGCTGCTCTTTACAAGCTTGGCGTAAGCGGCGCGGTCCAAAACAGCGAGTCGATCGAAATACTGCGGGAACAGTTAGCAGAGGTCGCTGCTCAGTATCACGGCAAAGCGTTTGAACCTGCTGCAGCCGAAAAATGTGATGGGCCTGATGCAAGTGAAGGCGAGCAAGGGATCTCAGCAATGACATTGATCAATCTGTCATCGCTTGAGCTGCAGGTGCTTGAGAAATTACGCAGCTGCCCAGGCGAGATCGTCTCTCGCGATGAGTTATGTATGACCTTGTGGGGCAACGTGTCACAATCTCGACTAGCCCAACTTTCTTCATTAGTCAAAAACATCAAATTGAAGTTGGAAATGCTGGAAGTCGATCAAGAGATCATCCAAACCATTTGGGGCAAAGGGTATCGCGTACGAAAAGATATCGCAGTCCACAACAAATAA
- a CDS encoding PRD domain-containing protein: MYRIVKVLNNNVAIVRDASNQQAVIMGAGITFQKKKGDLIGEDSVERTFTLRNKESQNNFSTLLKDIPLDFITTSYEIIERAITNYHYPVQEYIYVTLTDHIYLSYQNLNKGTYENTALPNMKADYSTELSIGKDALVLIKENLGVAFPEEEVGRIALHFINAKGTSAVVTTDVRIEKKMILLVQSELSASGIRRTDKNKNYYDRLMIHLNYFLERIMNESNETEPFSLNFEDTLKKDYPRAYQIGNRIYELIESHLGKSLNENERIYFTIHVQRLL, translated from the coding sequence ATGTATCGAATCGTTAAAGTTCTAAATAATAATGTTGCTATTGTGAGAGATGCATCAAATCAGCAAGCGGTAATCATGGGCGCTGGAATCACCTTTCAAAAAAAGAAAGGTGATTTGATTGGTGAAGACTCTGTAGAAAGAACCTTTACATTGCGAAATAAAGAATCTCAAAATAACTTTTCTACGTTGCTAAAAGATATCCCATTGGATTTTATTACGACATCTTATGAAATAATCGAACGTGCCATTACTAATTATCACTACCCTGTCCAAGAGTATATTTATGTCACTTTGACTGACCATATTTATTTGAGTTATCAAAACTTGAATAAAGGAACCTATGAAAATACAGCATTGCCAAATATGAAAGCGGATTATTCAACGGAATTAAGTATTGGCAAAGATGCTCTAGTGCTAATCAAAGAAAACCTCGGTGTTGCTTTTCCTGAAGAAGAGGTTGGTCGAATCGCGTTGCATTTTATTAATGCTAAAGGGACTTCTGCAGTTGTAACGACAGATGTTCGCATTGAAAAGAAAATGATTTTATTGGTGCAAAGTGAGTTGTCTGCTTCGGGAATTCGCAGGACCGATAAAAACAAAAATTATTACGATCGCTTGATGATTCATTTGAATTATTTCCTTGAACGGATTATGAATGAGTCGAACGAAACCGAACCGTTCTCTTTGAATTTTGAAGATACCTTAAAAAAAGATTATCCACGGGCTTATCAAATAGGAAATCGAATTTATGAATTGATTGAGAGTCATCTGGGAAAGTCATTGAATGAAAACGAGCGAATCTATTTTACGATCCATGTGCAAAGACTTTTATAA
- a CDS encoding PTS lactose transporter subunit IIBC, whose protein sequence is MNVIIQQIEKRQAFFQKISKNIYLMAIKDGFLAAMPVILFSSIFILCAAIPPIFGLTIPSGLEGWLWKIYDFTMGIVGMLVAGTTARCLAGSMNRKMPDGKVINETSVMLAAACGFLLLAITKADSAFTADYMGTKGILSAFISAFITVNMYKFCVIHDITIKMPKEVPGTIAQNFRDVFPFSFSVLVCAIIDIAARTALNVPFGEVFSKLLSPLFEGAESYFGLAFILFLIPLFWFVGVHGPSVVKPGLSAALYGNTEANLRIFTEGGHPSHALTENFGNFIGELGGTGATFIVPIIFILFMRSKQLKTVGKASIIPVMFAVNEPLLFAAPIILNPYFFIPFCLAPMANVLIGKFFISVLGMNGFMYVLPWATPGPIGTVMNTGFQPISIILSIVLLFVDFAIYYPFCKAYDRVLVAQEAERVEEIDELEEVVPALSPANAASIIDQDETVLVESDSSASVTTTEKELKVLVLCAGAGTSAMLANALEEGAKETGEHVIAKAGAYGSHYDIMPKFDLVVLAPQVNSYYDDIKKDTDKLGIKLIATKGAEYIKLTRNPTGAIKFVMDQVG, encoded by the coding sequence ATGAATGTGATCATTCAACAAATTGAAAAAAGGCAAGCTTTCTTTCAAAAAATATCTAAGAATATTTACTTAATGGCGATCAAAGACGGTTTTTTAGCCGCAATGCCAGTTATCTTGTTTTCTAGTATTTTCATTTTATGTGCAGCAATTCCACCAATATTCGGACTAACGATCCCAAGCGGGTTAGAAGGTTGGCTATGGAAAATTTATGATTTTACCATGGGAATCGTGGGAATGCTAGTAGCTGGAACAACAGCACGCTGCTTAGCCGGAAGCATGAATCGTAAAATGCCGGACGGAAAAGTTATCAACGAAACGTCTGTTATGTTGGCAGCAGCTTGTGGTTTCCTGTTATTAGCAATCACTAAGGCAGATAGCGCATTCACGGCTGACTATATGGGAACTAAAGGTATATTGTCCGCTTTTATCTCGGCCTTCATTACTGTCAATATGTATAAATTTTGTGTAATTCATGATATTACGATAAAAATGCCGAAGGAAGTACCAGGTACTATTGCACAAAATTTTCGAGATGTCTTTCCGTTTTCTTTCTCTGTTCTAGTTTGTGCGATCATTGATATTGCAGCAAGAACAGCACTCAATGTTCCATTTGGAGAGGTCTTCTCCAAACTTTTATCTCCACTATTTGAAGGGGCAGAAAGTTATTTTGGTTTAGCTTTCATTTTGTTCTTGATCCCATTATTTTGGTTTGTCGGAGTACACGGGCCATCGGTTGTTAAGCCGGGTCTGTCAGCGGCATTGTATGGTAATACTGAGGCCAACCTTAGAATTTTCACTGAAGGCGGACATCCATCACATGCTTTAACAGAAAATTTTGGGAATTTTATCGGTGAGTTGGGAGGAACAGGAGCTACATTTATCGTACCGATCATTTTCATTCTATTCATGCGTTCAAAACAGTTGAAAACAGTCGGTAAAGCATCCATCATTCCAGTAATGTTCGCAGTGAATGAGCCCTTACTTTTTGCGGCACCGATCATTTTGAATCCTTATTTCTTTATTCCGTTTTGTCTGGCTCCAATGGCGAATGTACTGATTGGAAAATTCTTTATCAGTGTTTTGGGAATGAATGGATTTATGTATGTTCTCCCTTGGGCTACCCCTGGGCCGATCGGAACAGTCATGAATACTGGATTCCAACCAATTTCAATTATCCTTTCGATTGTCCTACTGTTTGTTGATTTCGCGATATATTATCCGTTCTGTAAAGCATATGATAGAGTATTAGTAGCACAAGAAGCAGAACGTGTAGAAGAGATCGATGAGTTAGAAGAAGTTGTACCCGCCTTGTCACCAGCGAACGCAGCATCAATCATTGATCAGGATGAAACGGTTCTCGTTGAAAGTGATTCGTCCGCTTCTGTGACAACGACTGAGAAGGAATTGAAAGTTCTTGTCTTATGTGCGGGAGCAGGAACAAGTGCCATGTTAGCCAATGCCTTAGAGGAGGGCGCAAAAGAGACCGGGGAACATGTAATAGCCAAAGCTGGTGCCTATGGTTCTCATTATGATATTATGCCGAAGTTCGATTTGGTGGTCTTAGCTCCACAGGTAAATTCTTATTACGATGATATCAAGAAGGATACTGATAAATTAGGAATAAAACTAATTGCAACTAAAGGAGCAGAGTATATCAAACTGACACGCAATCCAACAGGAGCAATCAAGTTTGTAATGGATCAAGTTGGCTAG
- the lacG gene encoding 6-phospho-beta-galactosidase: MTELRKLPEDFLMGGATAAYQVEGAIDKDGKGPVAWDTFLVEKGRYTAEPASDFYHQYSVDIELCKKFKIDSLRMSIAWSRIFPKGYGEVNQKGVEYYHKVFAECKKHGIKPFVTIHHFDTPKALFDEGDFLNRENIEHFVNYAKFCFDEFEEVYYWSTFNEIYPAATNQYLTGAFPPEIQFDLQKTITALHNMMYAHARAVNIFKEGNYDGEIGVVHSLEPKYPASDAPEDIHAAELDDALSVKFLMDATYLGYYSDHTMQCINEILAVNETSISIDESDFIEMEKAANRNDYLGINNYVSHWVKAYNDESQMFYNTTGEKGTQVYRIKGIGERIQRDDLPRTDWDWLIYPEGIYDLLVRIKEDYPNYQKIYITENGLGYKDHFDDGIILDDARIDYLRGYFNYISKAIDEGVNVKGYFIWSLMDVFSWVNGYNKRYGLFYVDFETQKRYPKESAYWYKFVSETKTII; the protein is encoded by the coding sequence ATGACAGAATTAAGAAAGTTACCAGAAGATTTTTTAATGGGTGGAGCAACAGCGGCCTATCAAGTAGAAGGTGCGATTGATAAGGATGGGAAAGGACCTGTAGCTTGGGATACTTTTTTAGTAGAAAAAGGTCGTTATACAGCCGAACCGGCAAGTGATTTTTATCATCAGTATTCGGTCGATATTGAATTGTGTAAAAAATTTAAAATTGATAGTTTACGGATGTCGATCGCTTGGAGTCGTATCTTTCCCAAAGGATATGGAGAGGTCAATCAAAAAGGAGTCGAGTATTATCACAAGGTTTTTGCAGAATGTAAAAAACACGGGATCAAACCTTTTGTGACTATTCATCACTTTGATACACCAAAAGCATTGTTTGATGAGGGAGACTTTTTAAATCGCGAAAATATCGAGCATTTCGTAAATTATGCAAAATTCTGTTTTGATGAGTTTGAAGAAGTGTATTACTGGAGCACCTTCAATGAAATCTACCCAGCAGCTACTAACCAATATTTAACAGGCGCTTTTCCTCCAGAGATTCAGTTTGATTTGCAAAAAACGATTACTGCTCTGCATAACATGATGTATGCTCATGCGCGAGCTGTGAATATTTTTAAAGAAGGTAATTATGACGGAGAGATCGGTGTCGTCCACTCATTGGAGCCGAAGTATCCTGCATCTGATGCACCTGAAGATATCCATGCGGCGGAACTAGACGATGCCTTATCCGTGAAATTTTTAATGGATGCTACCTATTTGGGGTATTACTCTGATCACACTATGCAATGTATCAACGAGATTTTAGCGGTAAATGAGACAAGTATTTCGATAGATGAAAGCGATTTTATAGAAATGGAAAAGGCGGCAAATCGCAATGATTATCTGGGAATCAACAATTATGTGAGTCATTGGGTGAAAGCCTACAACGATGAAAGCCAAATGTTTTACAACACAACGGGAGAAAAAGGAACTCAAGTTTATCGTATCAAAGGAATCGGTGAACGCATCCAACGAGATGATTTGCCCCGGACAGACTGGGATTGGTTGATTTACCCTGAAGGAATCTATGATTTATTAGTTCGCATCAAAGAGGATTATCCAAATTATCAAAAGATTTATATCACAGAAAATGGCTTAGGATATAAGGATCACTTTGATGACGGCATTATTTTAGATGATGCTCGGATCGATTATCTTAGAGGTTATTTCAACTACATCTCCAAAGCAATTGATGAAGGAGTGAACGTAAAAGGTTATTTTATCTGGTCTTTGATGGATGTGTTCTCTTGGGTCAACGGCTATAACAAACGTTACGGTCTGTTCTATGTCGATTTTGAGACGCAAAAACGGTATCCAAAAGAATCAGCCTATTGGTACAAATTTGTTAGTGAAACGAAAACGATTATCTAG
- a CDS encoding DUF3089 domain-containing protein, whose translation MKKLIIGLLVVFVLGAGGYYAYTTFSGNEEASPKQETRKASIKAKEPEKAGETIKASDYSDADNWLSKPTDITSQADVFMLYPTAYAQKDSNASPVAKIDNATMRAGAQVFLATQGSAFDTSGNIFAPYYRQLDANWLYSKQKSEQNEYVDGIPKADVIAAFDYYIKHENNNRPFILVGHSQGARMIKAIMYDYFKQHPGVSDRMIAAYVLGQSVTQQEMTDNPQVKFATGPDDTGVVVSYNTVAPDFNGQLPTWDEGALAINPINWRTDGTPATANENLGSYVRNDNGDYAKVMNLADATVDGTRGLVVSSTVDKAKYEMPESTRKLYPAGSYMNNDISFYYYNLQQNAENREAQYFATHPQQTTQTPTPDANQQPAQQDPQTVDPNQQTAQ comes from the coding sequence ATGAAAAAATTGATCATTGGACTATTAGTGGTATTCGTTCTGGGTGCAGGCGGCTATTACGCATATACGACATTCAGCGGAAACGAAGAAGCTTCACCTAAACAAGAAACACGCAAAGCGAGCATCAAAGCAAAAGAACCAGAAAAAGCGGGTGAAACGATCAAAGCCAGCGACTACAGTGATGCGGATAACTGGTTGTCAAAACCAACGGATATTACCAGCCAAGCAGATGTTTTCATGTTGTATCCGACAGCTTACGCACAAAAAGACAGCAATGCCTCACCAGTTGCTAAAATCGACAACGCAACGATGCGTGCGGGCGCACAAGTATTTCTAGCGACGCAAGGATCTGCCTTTGACACAAGCGGCAATATTTTCGCGCCTTACTATCGTCAATTAGATGCCAACTGGCTGTATTCAAAACAAAAAAGTGAACAAAATGAGTATGTTGATGGGATTCCAAAAGCAGACGTCATCGCCGCTTTTGACTACTATATCAAACACGAAAACAACAACCGTCCTTTCATTTTAGTTGGACACTCGCAAGGTGCCCGCATGATCAAAGCGATCATGTATGATTATTTCAAACAGCATCCTGGCGTGAGCGACCGCATGATCGCCGCGTATGTACTGGGTCAATCGGTCACACAACAAGAAATGACAGACAATCCGCAGGTCAAATTTGCGACAGGCCCGGATGATACCGGTGTCGTTGTTTCCTATAATACTGTTGCTCCAGACTTTAACGGACAATTACCAACCTGGGACGAAGGTGCCTTAGCCATCAATCCGATCAATTGGAGAACCGATGGGACGCCAGCGACCGCAAACGAAAATCTAGGCTCTTATGTTCGCAATGACAACGGCGACTATGCTAAAGTGATGAACCTCGCGGATGCGACGGTAGATGGCACTCGCGGCCTCGTCGTGTCTTCCACAGTCGACAAAGCGAAATATGAAATGCCGGAAAGCACACGAAAACTTTATCCAGCAGGCTCGTACATGAACAATGACATCAGTTTCTATTATTACAACCTGCAGCAAAATGCTGAAAACCGTGAAGCACAATATTTTGCTACACATCCGCAGCAAACAACTCAAACACCTACACCGGATGCCAACCAGCAACCGGCACAGCAAGACCCGCAAACAGTTGATCCAAATCAACAAACGGCGCAATAG
- a CDS encoding PTS lactose/cellobiose transporter subunit IIA: MDKNDLQMLGFEIVAYSGDARSSLLSLLKEIREGNFSNVKSKLKDADENLKLAHNAQTEVLSNEANGEDLELGFIFIHGQDHLMTTLLLRDLVQDFIELYQEKYRKGELGGIKNECDHSTN; the protein is encoded by the coding sequence ATGGATAAAAATGACTTACAAATGCTTGGTTTTGAAATCGTGGCTTATTCTGGTGATGCCCGCAGTTCATTACTCAGCTTATTAAAAGAAATTCGAGAGGGAAATTTTTCCAACGTAAAGAGTAAGCTGAAGGATGCTGATGAAAATCTTAAACTGGCTCATAATGCGCAAACGGAGGTACTTTCCAATGAAGCAAATGGGGAAGATTTAGAATTAGGATTTATCTTCATCCACGGACAGGACCATTTGATGACTACTCTGTTATTAAGAGATCTCGTACAAGATTTCATCGAGTTGTATCAGGAGAAATATCGTAAAGGCGAACTAGGGGGTATAAAAAATGAATGTGATCATTCAACAAATTGA
- the rsmA gene encoding 16S rRNA (adenine(1518)-N(6)/adenine(1519)-N(6))-dimethyltransferase RsmA, whose amino-acid sequence MNEHKDIATPSRTREILQTHGFSFKKSLGQNFLTEPNILQKIVATAEIDKHTNVIEVGPGIGALTEHLARAAHQVLAFEIDDRLIPVLVDTLSPYDNIRVVHNDILKVDLKKETAYFDQAGPIKVVANLPYYITTPIMMHILESELDVDEMVVMMQREVADRISAKPGTKAYGSLSIAVQYYMEATTAFIVPKTVFIPQPNVDSAILRLVRRKTPAVEVTDEREFFKLTKSAFILRRKTLWNNLLNTYGKDDATKAWLETSLQQAEIDPKRRGETLSLEEFARLSNALEANK is encoded by the coding sequence TTGAACGAACACAAAGATATCGCAACGCCTTCTCGAACACGAGAAATCCTGCAAACGCACGGCTTCTCCTTTAAAAAGAGCTTGGGTCAGAACTTTTTGACCGAACCCAATATTTTACAAAAAATCGTCGCCACTGCCGAGATCGACAAGCACACCAACGTGATCGAAGTCGGACCGGGAATCGGCGCATTGACTGAACACTTAGCCCGTGCGGCGCATCAAGTTCTCGCGTTTGAGATCGATGACCGTCTGATCCCTGTTTTAGTAGATACGCTAAGTCCTTATGACAACATCCGTGTCGTCCATAACGACATTTTAAAAGTCGATTTGAAAAAAGAAACGGCGTATTTTGACCAAGCTGGGCCTATCAAAGTCGTGGCGAATCTACCGTATTACATCACGACGCCGATCATGATGCACATCTTGGAATCCGAACTGGATGTCGACGAGATGGTGGTCATGATGCAACGGGAGGTCGCGGATCGCATCTCCGCAAAACCAGGCACCAAAGCCTATGGGTCCTTGTCCATTGCAGTTCAATATTATATGGAAGCAACGACAGCCTTCATTGTACCGAAGACCGTCTTCATTCCGCAGCCCAACGTCGATTCGGCGATCTTGCGGCTGGTTCGCCGTAAAACACCGGCGGTAGAAGTAACGGATGAAAGAGAATTCTTCAAGCTAACAAAGTCGGCCTTCATTTTGCGTCGCAAAACGCTATGGAACAATCTATTAAATACTTACGGCAAAGACGACGCGACCAAAGCGTGGCTAGAAACCAGCCTGCAGCAAGCGGAAATTGATCCGAAGCGACGAGGCGAAACACTCTCGCTGGAAGAGTTTGCCAGATTGTCGAATGCGCTGGAAGCGAATAAGTAA
- a CDS encoding 5-methyltetrahydropteroyltriglutamate--homocysteine S-methyltransferase has translation MSTIPFRFDQVGSLLRPARLKDAREAFKQGTITKEALTKVEDEEIIKVIQKQKELGLQAVTDGEFRRRWWHLDFIAGLKGITVYDFETTAFGVTTEAQGTYVSGTLSFDSAHPFLSHFKFTKEQAGEVTAKQTIPGPNMIYLDSFILSKQYHENPVYEDKAAFIQDLITTYQAAIQAFYDAGCRYLQLDDTSWGGLFDERFRGLITNNGYDPDELIQEFGDITEAVLAAKPADLAITFHFCKGNFQSHWLYNGSYDKIAERLLAITAFDGFFLEFDDERSGSFEPLKNIREQRIVLGLVTTKTPELEDKDVLKARIKEATQYVPLTQLCLSPQCGFSSTQEGNKVTDEDQWAKLQLVIETAKEVWTEK, from the coding sequence ATGAGTACTATTCCATTTCGTTTTGATCAGGTGGGCAGTTTATTGCGCCCTGCAAGATTGAAGGACGCGCGGGAAGCATTCAAACAAGGAACGATCACGAAGGAGGCATTGACGAAAGTCGAGGATGAAGAGATCATCAAAGTGATCCAAAAACAAAAAGAGCTTGGGTTGCAGGCAGTAACAGATGGGGAGTTTCGTCGTCGCTGGTGGCATTTGGATTTTATCGCCGGTTTGAAGGGGATCACGGTGTATGATTTTGAAACAACAGCTTTTGGCGTGACTACAGAGGCGCAAGGGACGTATGTCAGCGGCACGCTTTCCTTTGACTCGGCGCATCCCTTTTTAAGTCATTTCAAATTTACAAAGGAGCAGGCTGGAGAGGTGACCGCGAAACAAACCATTCCTGGACCGAATATGATCTACCTCGATTCGTTTATTTTATCAAAGCAGTATCATGAAAATCCTGTCTATGAGGATAAAGCGGCCTTCATTCAAGATTTGATCACGACCTATCAAGCAGCGATCCAAGCATTTTATGATGCTGGCTGTCGGTATCTGCAACTGGATGATACGAGCTGGGGCGGGTTATTCGATGAACGTTTCCGCGGTTTGATCACCAACAACGGGTACGACCCCGATGAGTTGATCCAAGAGTTCGGCGATATTACCGAAGCTGTTTTGGCGGCTAAACCGGCTGACTTAGCGATAACTTTTCATTTCTGCAAAGGAAATTTCCAGTCCCATTGGCTGTACAACGGCTCTTACGACAAAATCGCTGAACGATTATTAGCCATCACCGCATTCGACGGCTTTTTCTTGGAGTTCGATGATGAGCGCTCCGGCAGCTTTGAACCCTTGAAAAATATTCGAGAGCAGCGGATCGTTTTAGGTTTAGTTACTACGAAAACACCGGAATTAGAAGACAAGGACGTTTTAAAAGCACGAATCAAAGAAGCGACACAGTATGTTCCTTTGACACAGCTTTGCTTAAGCCCGCAATGCGGCTTTTCGTCAACGCAAGAAGGAAATAAGGTTACGGATGAAGATCAGTGGGCAAAATTACAATTAGTGATCGAGACGGCAAAAGAAGTCTGGACAGAGAAGTAA